A single genomic interval of Acidisarcina sp. harbors:
- a CDS encoding TrpB-like pyridoxal phosphate-dependent enzyme — translation MLIGYGWGTYTWLTAAQLGKLNVAAQGSAASHAARMLPMDSIQYNLPQSRIPQAWYNIVADLPKPMAPVLHPGTMKPIGPDDLAPLFPMSLILQEVSTEREIEIPEEVRQLYAQWRPAPLFRARRLEKALDTPARIYYKYEGVSPAGSHKLNSAVAQAYYNKKDGTKRLSTETGAGQWGSSLAMACAFFGLECKVYMVRVSYDQKPYRRALMEVYGASVTASPSMETESGRAILAQNPESTGSLGMAISEAVEVAAKDPNTKYALGSVLNHVLLHQTVIGLESIEQMALAGDEPDVIVGCTGGGSNFAGLVMPYLGRKLKGQGHARVVAVEPAACPSLTKGRFTYDFGDTGHLTPLVKMHTLGSTFVPPGIHAGGLRYHGMAPLVSHVMDLGLIEATSVQQLDAFAAGIQFARAEGIVPAPEANHAIAGAIAEALRAKEEGKERTILFGLSGHGHFDMQSYIDYQAEKLSNYDYPEEEIAMALAGLPSVG, via the coding sequence TTGCTAATCGGCTATGGATGGGGGACCTATACCTGGCTTACGGCTGCGCAGTTGGGCAAGCTCAACGTTGCTGCGCAAGGCAGCGCCGCCAGCCACGCTGCTAGAATGTTGCCCATGGACTCGATACAGTACAACCTGCCGCAGAGCCGCATTCCTCAAGCCTGGTACAACATCGTCGCAGATCTTCCAAAGCCTATGGCACCAGTCCTGCATCCGGGAACAATGAAACCCATTGGACCGGACGACCTGGCTCCGCTGTTTCCGATGAGCCTGATCCTTCAGGAGGTCAGCACAGAGCGCGAGATCGAGATCCCCGAAGAAGTGCGGCAATTGTACGCGCAGTGGCGTCCCGCACCGCTGTTTCGCGCCCGCCGTCTGGAGAAGGCTCTGGATACACCGGCTCGGATTTATTACAAGTACGAGGGGGTGAGCCCGGCAGGTTCTCATAAGCTAAACTCCGCTGTCGCACAGGCGTACTACAACAAAAAGGACGGAACGAAGCGTCTTTCCACGGAGACCGGTGCGGGACAGTGGGGCTCTTCGCTGGCAATGGCCTGCGCCTTCTTCGGCCTGGAGTGCAAGGTTTATATGGTGCGCGTCAGCTATGACCAGAAGCCCTATCGCCGCGCTCTAATGGAAGTTTACGGGGCGTCCGTGACTGCCAGTCCGAGCATGGAAACGGAGTCAGGCCGCGCCATCCTGGCGCAGAATCCAGAGTCCACTGGTTCGCTGGGCATGGCAATCTCAGAAGCCGTCGAAGTGGCTGCCAAGGACCCAAATACCAAATATGCGCTTGGCAGCGTGCTGAACCACGTATTGCTCCACCAGACCGTGATCGGGCTGGAATCGATTGAGCAGATGGCCCTGGCCGGCGATGAGCCCGACGTTATTGTGGGTTGCACCGGCGGCGGATCCAACTTCGCGGGGCTGGTGATGCCGTACCTCGGCCGCAAGCTCAAGGGACAAGGCCATGCGCGAGTTGTTGCCGTAGAACCGGCAGCTTGTCCGAGCTTGACGAAGGGCCGATTCACGTATGACTTTGGAGACACCGGGCATCTGACTCCGCTCGTTAAAATGCACACGCTGGGGAGCACGTTTGTTCCTCCGGGCATTCATGCAGGCGGCCTGCGTTACCACGGCATGGCTCCGTTGGTGTCGCATGTTATGGATCTTGGTTTGATAGAGGCTACGTCCGTGCAGCAACTGGACGCGTTCGCCGCCGGGATTCAGTTTGCCCGTGCAGAAGGGATCGTCCCGGCGCCGGAAGCAAACCATGCGATTGCAGGGGCTATCGCCGAAGCGCTGCGCGCCAAAGAAGAAGGCAAGGAGCGAACGATTCTCTTCGGCCTCAGCGGACATGGCCACTTCGACATGCAGTCATACATCGACTACCAGGCGGAGAAGTTAAGCAACTACGACTATCCGGAAGAGGAGATCGCCATGGCGCTGGCAGGGCTGCCCTCTGTTGGGTAA
- a CDS encoding TetR/AcrR family transcriptional regulator: MNSQKKIVRKTFRHGDLRRALLDAGIELARHGGPDAVVLREATRRAGVAPNAAYRHFASHSDLLYAVRAHALSELALAIESEIVGIRRTRNPEDLARATLRAVGTGYLKFALAESGLFRTAFSVPDKVEEDRDVTKTGRRGLNPFQLLTSALDMMVKTGVLPKQRRPGAEYLAWSAVHGLAFLIIEGPLSGASDKKVQALSERLLQMVERGL; this comes from the coding sequence ATGAATTCTCAGAAAAAGATAGTCCGCAAGACCTTTCGCCATGGTGATCTCAGGAGAGCACTGCTTGACGCAGGCATCGAGCTGGCGCGCCACGGCGGGCCAGATGCGGTTGTACTGCGGGAGGCGACCCGCCGCGCAGGTGTCGCTCCGAATGCCGCCTATCGGCACTTCGCCAGCCACAGTGATCTTTTATATGCAGTAAGGGCCCATGCCTTGTCAGAGCTGGCTCTTGCCATCGAGAGCGAGATCGTTGGAATACGGCGCACCAGGAATCCAGAGGACCTGGCGCGAGCTACTCTGCGCGCCGTAGGAACTGGCTACCTCAAATTTGCTCTTGCTGAAAGCGGCCTCTTCCGCACCGCATTCTCGGTTCCTGACAAGGTGGAGGAGGACCGTGACGTCACGAAGACCGGCAGGCGCGGCCTCAATCCATTCCAACTGCTTACGTCCGCACTGGACATGATGGTGAAGACAGGCGTTCTTCCAAAGCAGCGCCGGCCGGGAGCAGAGTATCTCGCATGGTCCGCTGTCCATGGCCTGGCCTTTCTTATTATTGAGGGCCCCCTGAGCGGAGCGTCCGACAAGAAGGTTCAGGCACTCTCGGAACGCCTCCTGCAGATGGTGGAAAGGGGTCTGTGA
- a CDS encoding VOC family protein, with protein MSTATQQEVTKSTNLKNGDFVWYELRTTDSKAAEAFYSHVIGWQAKGSGDPGGIPYKLFSVGDLSVAGLMQLTPEMLAGGMRPAWVGFIGVDDVDAYASRLEKAGGKLHCAPQDIPGVGRFASVEDPQGAVFLLFKGSLNCEPPRPPAGSPGTVGWNELSANDGPSAWSFYSGLFGWTEDSTMDMGPMGVYRIFKNGGNPVGAMMTRDRTKSPMPFWLYYFNVDDIDAAATRIREKNGQIFMGPHEVPGGMWIVLGQDPQSAMFSILGPRKK; from the coding sequence ATGAGCACAGCAACGCAGCAGGAAGTGACCAAATCGACGAATCTGAAGAATGGCGATTTCGTCTGGTACGAACTCAGAACCACTGACTCCAAAGCGGCCGAGGCGTTTTATAGCCATGTTATCGGCTGGCAGGCAAAGGGCTCCGGCGATCCTGGCGGTATACCGTACAAACTATTTTCGGTTGGAGATCTAAGCGTTGCCGGCCTGATGCAACTCACCCCTGAGATGCTCGCCGGTGGCATGAGGCCCGCATGGGTCGGCTTCATCGGTGTCGATGATGTGGATGCCTACGCCAGCCGGCTGGAAAAGGCTGGTGGCAAGCTCCATTGTGCACCGCAGGACATTCCCGGAGTTGGCCGCTTCGCTTCGGTAGAAGACCCACAAGGCGCAGTCTTCCTATTATTTAAGGGCTCGCTGAATTGCGAACCGCCACGTCCACCTGCCGGTTCGCCTGGCACCGTCGGCTGGAATGAACTCTCCGCGAACGATGGACCATCAGCATGGTCTTTCTACTCCGGACTCTTTGGCTGGACGGAAGACAGCACCATGGACATGGGTCCAATGGGCGTCTACAGGATCTTCAAGAATGGTGGAAATCCTGTTGGGGCCATGATGACGCGTGATCGGACCAAGTCACCGATGCCTTTCTGGCTCTACTACTTCAACGTCGACGACATCGATGCTGCGGCGACGCGGATTCGTGAAAAGAATGGTCAGATTTTCATGGGCCCGCATGAGGTGCCTGGTGGGATGTGGATCGTCCTCGGCCAGGATCCGCAAAGCGCGATGTTCTCTATTCTTGGACCAAGGAAAAAGTAA
- a CDS encoding 3-deoxy-7-phosphoheptulonate synthase, with amino-acid sequence MLYPTDDLRIKWTKVVLPPIFLEEELPITETASSTVFEAREAIRNILSGADPRLLAIVGPCSIHDTKAAREYATLLKKAMAEFSRELCIVMRVYFEKPRTTIGWKGLINDPYLDHSYRINDGLRLARHLLLDLAEMGVPAGTEFLDMISPQYMASLVSWGAIGARTTESQIHRELVSGLSCPVGFKNGTSGDVQIAIDAILSARNPHTFLGHSHTGQSAIFVTSGNPDCHIILRGGRKLVNYDAESVNQISAQMEKAGLPARLMIDCSHANSRKDHTRQSAVCSDVAAQVAAGDRRIIGVMIESNLVAGAQKLVPGQPLVYGQSITDACIGWDETQAALQTLANAVKSARG; translated from the coding sequence ATGCTTTATCCCACGGATGACCTTCGCATAAAGTGGACCAAAGTCGTCCTTCCCCCGATCTTTCTTGAAGAAGAACTCCCCATCACCGAAACGGCGTCCTCCACCGTCTTTGAGGCGCGCGAGGCAATTCGCAACATCCTCAGCGGTGCTGACCCGCGGCTGCTGGCGATCGTAGGCCCTTGCTCCATCCACGACACCAAGGCTGCTCGCGAATACGCTACGCTGCTGAAAAAAGCCATGGCGGAGTTTTCCCGCGAACTCTGCATCGTCATGCGGGTCTATTTTGAGAAGCCGCGTACCACCATCGGCTGGAAGGGCCTGATCAACGACCCTTATCTCGATCACTCCTATCGCATCAACGACGGGCTTCGTCTCGCCCGCCACTTGCTTCTCGATCTGGCGGAGATGGGCGTCCCTGCGGGAACCGAGTTCCTCGACATGATCTCGCCGCAATACATGGCCAGCCTCGTCAGTTGGGGAGCTATTGGAGCGCGGACGACCGAGAGCCAGATTCACCGCGAGCTGGTCTCCGGCCTCTCCTGCCCTGTAGGCTTCAAGAACGGCACCTCCGGAGATGTGCAAATCGCGATCGATGCAATCCTCTCCGCGCGCAACCCGCACACCTTTCTTGGACATAGCCACACTGGTCAATCCGCCATCTTCGTCACCAGCGGCAACCCGGACTGCCACATCATCCTTCGCGGCGGCCGCAAGCTGGTGAACTACGACGCCGAGTCGGTGAACCAGATCTCCGCGCAGATGGAGAAGGCGGGCCTTCCGGCGAGGCTTATGATCGACTGCAGCCATGCCAACAGCCGCAAGGATCACACGCGTCAGAGCGCCGTCTGCAGCGATGTAGCAGCACAGGTGGCCGCCGGCGATCGCCGCATCATTGGCGTCATGATCGAAAGCAACCTGGTTGCCGGAGCACAGAAGCTCGTTCCTGGCCAGCCCCTCGTGTATGGACAGAGCATCACCGACGCATGCATTGGATGGGACGAGACGCAGGCTGCGCTCCAGACCCTGGCCAATGCGGTGAAATCGGCCCGCGGATAG